A genomic region of Glycine max cultivar Williams 82 chromosome 15, Glycine_max_v4.0, whole genome shotgun sequence contains the following coding sequences:
- the LOC100782864 gene encoding biotin carboxyl carrier protein of acetyl-CoA carboxylase 2, chloroplastic isoform X1, with amino-acid sequence MVICVINSMAGSIGTPNIKALNLHFGGKKVGLSQQFGTRSWISKQSLQYTSLVMSRQKVRFSPTEIQFVTRSEGSEEVKSSGLTSELIPNLIEVEFLLTKLCDTSSIGELDLKLAGFHLHVVRDLTEKTKTLPPPIPASESIINVTETPKTNGSVSTTSLAVSKPVDPIPSSGSIQRFLNKAADEGLVIIQSPKVGFFRRSRTIKGRRAPPSCKEKQNVEEGQVICYIEQLGGELPIESDVSGEVIKILQKDGDPVGYGDALVAILPSFPGIKKLQ; translated from the exons ATGGTTATTTGTGTCATTAATTCAATGGCAGGTAGTATAGGGACCCCAAATATTAAAGCATTGAACTTGCACTTTGGTGGAAAAAAAGTTGGCCTTTCACAACAATTTGGTACAAGAAGCTGGATCAGTAAGCAGTCACTGCAGTACACTAGTTTGGTTATGTCACGACAGAAAGTTAGGTTTTCACCGACAGAGATCCAAT TTGTTACAAGGTCAGAAGGTTCTGAAGAGGTTAAATCTTCAGGTTTGACAAGTGAGCTTATTCCTAATCTTATTGAG GTGGAGTTCCTGCTCACAAAATTATGCGACACAAGTTCAATTGGGGAGTTAGATTTAAAA CTTGCTGGGTTTCACCTGCATGTAGTGAGGGATTTGACTGAAAAAACTAAAACTCTACCTCCTCCAATTCCTGCTTCTGAAAGTATAATTAATGTCACAGAAACACCTAAAACAAATGGATCAGTTTCTACAACTTCGTTGGCTGTCTCGAAGCCAGTAGACCCAATACCTTCTTCTGGGTCCATCCAGAGATTCCTAAACAAAGCTGCTGATGAAGGCTTGGTAATAATTCAGTCTCCAAAG GTGGGTTTCTTTAGGAGATCACGGACGATAAAGGGGAGGCGTGCTCCACCATCATGTAAAGAG AAACAAAATGTTGAGGAGGGGCAAGTGATTTGTTATATTGAACAGCTTGGTGGTGAGCTGCCAATTGAG TCTGATGTGTCGGGAGAGGTCATCAAGATCCTACAAAAGGACGGCG ATCCTGTTGGATATGGTGACGCACTTGTTGCAATATTGCCATCATTTCCTGGAATAAAGAAGCTTCAATAG
- the LOC100782864 gene encoding biotin carboxyl carrier protein of acetyl-CoA carboxylase isoform X2, with translation MASCSIGTPNIKALNLHFGGKKVGLSQQFGTRSWISKQSLQYTSLVMSRQKVRFSPTEIQFVTRSEGSEEVKSSGLTSELIPNLIEVEFLLTKLCDTSSIGELDLKLAGFHLHVVRDLTEKTKTLPPPIPASESIINVTETPKTNGSVSTTSLAVSKPVDPIPSSGSIQRFLNKAADEGLVIIQSPKVGFFRRSRTIKGRRAPPSCKEKQNVEEGQVICYIEQLGGELPIESDVSGEVIKILQKDGDPVGYGDALVAILPSFPGIKKLQ, from the exons ATGGCTTCAT GTAGTATAGGGACCCCAAATATTAAAGCATTGAACTTGCACTTTGGTGGAAAAAAAGTTGGCCTTTCACAACAATTTGGTACAAGAAGCTGGATCAGTAAGCAGTCACTGCAGTACACTAGTTTGGTTATGTCACGACAGAAAGTTAGGTTTTCACCGACAGAGATCCAAT TTGTTACAAGGTCAGAAGGTTCTGAAGAGGTTAAATCTTCAGGTTTGACAAGTGAGCTTATTCCTAATCTTATTGAG GTGGAGTTCCTGCTCACAAAATTATGCGACACAAGTTCAATTGGGGAGTTAGATTTAAAA CTTGCTGGGTTTCACCTGCATGTAGTGAGGGATTTGACTGAAAAAACTAAAACTCTACCTCCTCCAATTCCTGCTTCTGAAAGTATAATTAATGTCACAGAAACACCTAAAACAAATGGATCAGTTTCTACAACTTCGTTGGCTGTCTCGAAGCCAGTAGACCCAATACCTTCTTCTGGGTCCATCCAGAGATTCCTAAACAAAGCTGCTGATGAAGGCTTGGTAATAATTCAGTCTCCAAAG GTGGGTTTCTTTAGGAGATCACGGACGATAAAGGGGAGGCGTGCTCCACCATCATGTAAAGAG AAACAAAATGTTGAGGAGGGGCAAGTGATTTGTTATATTGAACAGCTTGGTGGTGAGCTGCCAATTGAG TCTGATGTGTCGGGAGAGGTCATCAAGATCCTACAAAAGGACGGCG ATCCTGTTGGATATGGTGACGCACTTGTTGCAATATTGCCATCATTTCCTGGAATAAAGAAGCTTCAATAG
- the LOC100784991 gene encoding uncharacterized protein isoform X1: MSLTSVTMSEEVWLSCVTHALSTETEEIMGLLLGDIKHSKNGSVTALIWGASPQTRSDRRKDRVETNPEQLAAASALADRMTTSTGRTTRVIGWYHSHPHITVLPSHVDVRTQAMYQLLDSGFIGLIFSCYSEDVNKVGRIQVIAFQSSDGKQNHRSRPIPLSPVNRSPVIDIDSSPSSSENVSTKPGYFEAENAEQDTGDSRSVVVSKDGGRSDLGNFFANADANYLGRDKSGGNYHPNNSDTNIVDVDPMDMSESMQEAMHRSNLDMSGAEFVRKEIPLYVLPALSLINLDSPLSSYTDLQHVLFEEEQNAYNQAILQNMSLSPAINALQDRLRENEIRLAVLSEEAKSLEAEAYRGSEASVGSPRRVASPVHRGGSSPGLRNLHDSPESLGSRNVASPGSRSRKGY, encoded by the exons ATGTCTCTGACGAGCGTGACAATGTCGGAGGAAGTGTGGTTAAGCTGCGTGACTCATGCATTGTCCACTGAGACCGAAGAGATTATGGGCCTTCTTCTTGGGGACATCAAG CATTCGAAAAACGGGAGTGTGACTGCATTGATATGGGGGGCGTCTCCTCAGACTCGGTCTGATCGGCGAAAGGATCGAGTGGAAACCAACCCTGAACAGTTGGCTGCTGCTTCTGCCTTGGCTGATAGAATGACCACATCCACTGGAAGAACAACCAGAGTTATTGGTTGGTACCATTCACACCCTCACATTACAGTTCTCCCTTCCCATGTTG ATGTGCGGACTCAGGCAATGTATCAACTTCTTGATTCTGGATTTATTGGGTTGATTTTTTCCTGTTACAGTGAAGATGTAAACAAG GTAGGAAGAATTCAAGTAATTGCTTTCCAGTCATCTGATGGGAAGCAGAATCACAGGTCAAGACCTATACCTCTGTCTCCTGTAAATAGAAGCCCTGTTATTGATATTGATTCATCACCAAGTTCCTCCGAGAATGTATCAACAAAGCCTGGTTACTTCGAGGCAGAGAATGCCGAGCAGGATACTGGCGATTCAAGAAGTGTTGTTGTTAGTAAG GATGGGGGGAGATCAGACTTGGGGAATTTCTTTGCTAATGCTGATGCCAACTATCTAGGGAGAGATAAAAGTGGAGGAAACTACCATCCCAACAATTCAGACACCAACATAGTTGATGTTGATCCCATGGATATGTCAGAAAGTATGCAAGAGGCTATGCATCGTTCAAATTTGGACATGAG TGGTGCAGAGTTCGTAAGAAAAGAAATTCCCCTATATGTTTTGCCAGCCTTGTCTTTAATCAACCTTGATTCACCACTATCGTCATACACTGATCTGCAACATGTACTATTTGAAGAGGAACAAAATGCATATAATCAAGCCATCTTACAAAATATGAG TTTAAGTCCTGCAATAAATGCACTTCAAGATCGACTGAGAGAGAATGAAATTCGG TTAGCAGTTCTGAGTGAAGAAGCCAAAAGTCTGGAAGCTGAGGCATATAGAGGGAGTGAAGCAAGTGTAGGATCTCCCCGTCGAGTTGCATCTCCTGTACATCGAGGAGGTTCCTCTCCTGGTCTGAGAAACTTGCATGACTCGCCTGAATCACTCGGTTCTAGGAATGTAGCAAGTCCTGGTAGCAGGAGCAGAAAAGGATATTAA
- the LOC100784991 gene encoding uncharacterized protein LOC100784991 produces MSLTSVTMSEEVWLSCVTHALSTETEEIMGLLLGDIKHSKNGSVTALIWGASPQTRSDRRKDRVETNPEQLAAASALADRMTTSTGRTTRVIGWYHSHPHITVLPSHVDVRTQAMYQLLDSGFIGLIFSCYSEDVNKVGRIQVIAFQSSDGKQNHRSRPIPLSPVNRSPVIDIDSSPSSSENVSTKPGYFEAENAEQDTGDSRSVVVSKDGGRSDLGNFFANADANYLGRDKSGGNYHPNNSDTNIVDVDPMDMSESMQEAMHRSNLDMSGAEFVRKEIPLYVLPALSLINLDSPLSSYTDLQHVLFEEEQNAYNQAILQNMRDGKVHPLTFIHHTSTYQASLCKLIEYCLSPAINALQDRLRENEIRLAVLSEEAKSLEAEAYRGSEASVGSPRRVASPVHRGGSSPGLRNLHDSPESLGSRNVASPGSRSRKGY; encoded by the exons ATGTCTCTGACGAGCGTGACAATGTCGGAGGAAGTGTGGTTAAGCTGCGTGACTCATGCATTGTCCACTGAGACCGAAGAGATTATGGGCCTTCTTCTTGGGGACATCAAG CATTCGAAAAACGGGAGTGTGACTGCATTGATATGGGGGGCGTCTCCTCAGACTCGGTCTGATCGGCGAAAGGATCGAGTGGAAACCAACCCTGAACAGTTGGCTGCTGCTTCTGCCTTGGCTGATAGAATGACCACATCCACTGGAAGAACAACCAGAGTTATTGGTTGGTACCATTCACACCCTCACATTACAGTTCTCCCTTCCCATGTTG ATGTGCGGACTCAGGCAATGTATCAACTTCTTGATTCTGGATTTATTGGGTTGATTTTTTCCTGTTACAGTGAAGATGTAAACAAG GTAGGAAGAATTCAAGTAATTGCTTTCCAGTCATCTGATGGGAAGCAGAATCACAGGTCAAGACCTATACCTCTGTCTCCTGTAAATAGAAGCCCTGTTATTGATATTGATTCATCACCAAGTTCCTCCGAGAATGTATCAACAAAGCCTGGTTACTTCGAGGCAGAGAATGCCGAGCAGGATACTGGCGATTCAAGAAGTGTTGTTGTTAGTAAG GATGGGGGGAGATCAGACTTGGGGAATTTCTTTGCTAATGCTGATGCCAACTATCTAGGGAGAGATAAAAGTGGAGGAAACTACCATCCCAACAATTCAGACACCAACATAGTTGATGTTGATCCCATGGATATGTCAGAAAGTATGCAAGAGGCTATGCATCGTTCAAATTTGGACATGAG TGGTGCAGAGTTCGTAAGAAAAGAAATTCCCCTATATGTTTTGCCAGCCTTGTCTTTAATCAACCTTGATTCACCACTATCGTCATACACTGATCTGCAACATGTACTATTTGAAGAGGAACAAAATGCATATAATCAAGCCATCTTACAAAATATGAG GGATGGGAAAGTGCATCCACTGACTTTCATACACCACACTTCAACTTATCAGGCTTCCTTGTGCAAGCTGATTGAATATTG TTTAAGTCCTGCAATAAATGCACTTCAAGATCGACTGAGAGAGAATGAAATTCGG TTAGCAGTTCTGAGTGAAGAAGCCAAAAGTCTGGAAGCTGAGGCATATAGAGGGAGTGAAGCAAGTGTAGGATCTCCCCGTCGAGTTGCATCTCCTGTACATCGAGGAGGTTCCTCTCCTGGTCTGAGAAACTTGCATGACTCGCCTGAATCACTCGGTTCTAGGAATGTAGCAAGTCCTGGTAGCAGGAGCAGAAAAGGATATTAA
- the LOC100820265 gene encoding WD repeat-containing protein 43 isoform X2, which yields MYSSMAKCLVLQHASAIMSQESSLHVLNSLYQLIESRVWTFESAVHLSSCVDIHYTGVADEEVDEGQTVPVIYEDDSSEESGDLETDEAFEVFSDIEESNDMMSE from the exons ATGTACTCTTCCATGGCTAAGTGTCTTGTTCTACAGCATGCAAGTGCGATAATGTCCCAGGAATCTTCATTACATGTTTTGAACTCATTGTATCAG CTGATTGAATCTAGAGTTTGGACTTTTGAATCTGCCGTTCATTTGTCAAGTTGCGTAGACATTCATTACACAGGG GTTGCTGATGAAGAAGTAGATGAAGGTCAAACAGTGCCAGTTATCTATGAGGATGACAGTTCAGAAGAATCCGGGGATTTGGAAACTGATGAAGCATTTGAAGTATTCAGTGATATTGAAGAAAGTAACGATATGATGAGCGAGTGA
- the LOC100820265 gene encoding uncharacterized protein isoform X1 has translation MGEKLAALSLPDKNKFRRDKEQDSSDPTKPPSADSVHVLLGQALNADGRTLLLDCLYTQDEKVITKSIAQLNPSNVLKFLHPLISINESRGAILACTLPWLSVLFYSMQVR, from the exons ATGGGAGAGAAACTTGCTGCTCTCAGTTTGCCAGATAAGAACAAATTCAGGAGGGATAAAGAGCAAGATTCTTCTGACCCAACTAAGCCTCCAAGTGCAGACTCTGTACATGTTTTGCTTGGGCAAGCATTAAATGCTGATGGTCGCACCCTTCTGCTAGATTGCTTGTATACGCAGGATGAGAAG GTTATTACAAAGTCAATTGCACAGTTGAACCCATCAAACGTCCTCAAATTCCTACACCCTCTCATATCCATTAATGAGTCTAG GGGTGCAATTTTGGCATGTACTCTTCCATGGCTAAGTGTCTTGTTCTACAGCATGCAAGTGCGATAA
- the LOC100798395 gene encoding acyl-protein thioesterase 2 isoform X2, with protein sequence MIVLCSALILSAHKEPLHTHCSCSTWGVLSTLSSISKMSHAHSHMGSGSRTTRRAFEFGKTHVVRPKGKHQATIVWLHGLGDNGLSSSQLLESLPLPNIKWICPTAPTRPVAILGGFPCTAWFDVGELSEDGPDDWEGLDASAAHIANLLSTEPADVKVGIGGFSMGAAIALYSSTCFAMGRYGNGIPYPLNLRTVVGLSGWLPGSRSLRNKIEVSHEARRRAASLPILLCHGISDDVVLCKYGEKSAQSLCSAGFRYVAFKSYDGLGHYTVPREMDEVCTWLSSRLGLEGI encoded by the exons ATGATTGTGCTCTGCTCTGCTTTGATTCTCTCTGCTCATAAAG AACCTCTTCATACTCATTGCAGTTGCAGTACGTGGGGGGTGCTTTCAACACTTTCTTCAATCAGCAAAATGAGTCATGCACATTCTCATATGGGCTCTG GTAGTAGAACCACTCGAAGAGCTTTTGAGTTTGGGAAGACACATGTAGTGAGGCCAAAAGGAAAACACCAAGCCACTATAGTTTGGCTGCATGGTCTTGGTGATAATGGTTTGAG CTCATCTCAGCTCCTGGAATCCCTTCCACTTCCAAAT ATAAAATGGATTTGCCCAACTGCTCCTACCCGTCCTGTGGCGATACTTGGTGGTTTTCCCTGCACTGCAT GGTTTGATGTGGGAGAACTTTCAGAAGATGGTCCAGATGATTGGGAGGGTTTAGATGCCTCAGCAGCACACATTGCTAACTTGTTGTCCACAGAGCCAGCTGATG TGAAAGTTGGTATTGGAGGCTTCAGCATGGGTGCAGCAATAGCTCTGTACTCTTCAACTTGTTTTGCCATGGGAAGGTATGGAAATGGCATTCCATACCCTCTCAACTTAAGAACAGTGGTTGGACTAAGTGGTTGGCTTCCCGGATCAAG GAGCTTAAGGAACAAGATAGAAGTGTCACATGAAGCAAGAAGGCGAGCAGCTTCATTACCCATTTTGCTGTGCCATGGAATCA GTGATGATGTAGTCCTTTGCAAATACGGAGAAAAATCTGCTCAATCCTTATGTTCAGCAGGGTTTCGATATGTTGCATTCAAATCTTATGATgg GCTTGGTCATTACACAGTTCCTAGAGAAATGGATGAGGTTTGCACTTGGCTTAGTTCAAGGCTGGGACTTGAAGGTATATAG
- the LOC100798395 gene encoding acyl-protein thioesterase 2 isoform X1, which produces MIVKKILIESPERALSPSCAAEEWMIVLCSALILSAHKEPLHTHCSCSTWGVLSTLSSISKMSHAHSHMGSGSRTTRRAFEFGKTHVVRPKGKHQATIVWLHGLGDNGLSSSQLLESLPLPNIKWICPTAPTRPVAILGGFPCTAWFDVGELSEDGPDDWEGLDASAAHIANLLSTEPADVKVGIGGFSMGAAIALYSSTCFAMGRYGNGIPYPLNLRTVVGLSGWLPGSRSLRNKIEVSHEARRRAASLPILLCHGISDDVVLCKYGEKSAQSLCSAGFRYVAFKSYDGLGHYTVPREMDEVCTWLSSRLGLEGI; this is translated from the exons ATGATTGTGAAAAAg ATTCTCATAGAGAGTCCAGAGAGAGCCCTCTCTCCTAGCTGTGCAGCAGAGGAATGGATGATTGTGCTCTGCTCTGCTTTGATTCTCTCTGCTCATAAAG AACCTCTTCATACTCATTGCAGTTGCAGTACGTGGGGGGTGCTTTCAACACTTTCTTCAATCAGCAAAATGAGTCATGCACATTCTCATATGGGCTCTG GTAGTAGAACCACTCGAAGAGCTTTTGAGTTTGGGAAGACACATGTAGTGAGGCCAAAAGGAAAACACCAAGCCACTATAGTTTGGCTGCATGGTCTTGGTGATAATGGTTTGAG CTCATCTCAGCTCCTGGAATCCCTTCCACTTCCAAAT ATAAAATGGATTTGCCCAACTGCTCCTACCCGTCCTGTGGCGATACTTGGTGGTTTTCCCTGCACTGCAT GGTTTGATGTGGGAGAACTTTCAGAAGATGGTCCAGATGATTGGGAGGGTTTAGATGCCTCAGCAGCACACATTGCTAACTTGTTGTCCACAGAGCCAGCTGATG TGAAAGTTGGTATTGGAGGCTTCAGCATGGGTGCAGCAATAGCTCTGTACTCTTCAACTTGTTTTGCCATGGGAAGGTATGGAAATGGCATTCCATACCCTCTCAACTTAAGAACAGTGGTTGGACTAAGTGGTTGGCTTCCCGGATCAAG GAGCTTAAGGAACAAGATAGAAGTGTCACATGAAGCAAGAAGGCGAGCAGCTTCATTACCCATTTTGCTGTGCCATGGAATCA GTGATGATGTAGTCCTTTGCAAATACGGAGAAAAATCTGCTCAATCCTTATGTTCAGCAGGGTTTCGATATGTTGCATTCAAATCTTATGATgg GCTTGGTCATTACACAGTTCCTAGAGAAATGGATGAGGTTTGCACTTGGCTTAGTTCAAGGCTGGGACTTGAAGGTATATAG
- the LOC100798395 gene encoding acyl-protein thioesterase 2 isoform X3, whose product MSHAHSHMGSGSRTTRRAFEFGKTHVVRPKGKHQATIVWLHGLGDNGLSSSQLLESLPLPNIKWICPTAPTRPVAILGGFPCTAWFDVGELSEDGPDDWEGLDASAAHIANLLSTEPADVKVGIGGFSMGAAIALYSSTCFAMGRYGNGIPYPLNLRTVVGLSGWLPGSRSLRNKIEVSHEARRRAASLPILLCHGISDDVVLCKYGEKSAQSLCSAGFRYVAFKSYDGLGHYTVPREMDEVCTWLSSRLGLEGI is encoded by the exons ATGAGTCATGCACATTCTCATATGGGCTCTG GTAGTAGAACCACTCGAAGAGCTTTTGAGTTTGGGAAGACACATGTAGTGAGGCCAAAAGGAAAACACCAAGCCACTATAGTTTGGCTGCATGGTCTTGGTGATAATGGTTTGAG CTCATCTCAGCTCCTGGAATCCCTTCCACTTCCAAAT ATAAAATGGATTTGCCCAACTGCTCCTACCCGTCCTGTGGCGATACTTGGTGGTTTTCCCTGCACTGCAT GGTTTGATGTGGGAGAACTTTCAGAAGATGGTCCAGATGATTGGGAGGGTTTAGATGCCTCAGCAGCACACATTGCTAACTTGTTGTCCACAGAGCCAGCTGATG TGAAAGTTGGTATTGGAGGCTTCAGCATGGGTGCAGCAATAGCTCTGTACTCTTCAACTTGTTTTGCCATGGGAAGGTATGGAAATGGCATTCCATACCCTCTCAACTTAAGAACAGTGGTTGGACTAAGTGGTTGGCTTCCCGGATCAAG GAGCTTAAGGAACAAGATAGAAGTGTCACATGAAGCAAGAAGGCGAGCAGCTTCATTACCCATTTTGCTGTGCCATGGAATCA GTGATGATGTAGTCCTTTGCAAATACGGAGAAAAATCTGCTCAATCCTTATGTTCAGCAGGGTTTCGATATGTTGCATTCAAATCTTATGATgg GCTTGGTCATTACACAGTTCCTAGAGAAATGGATGAGGTTTGCACTTGGCTTAGTTCAAGGCTGGGACTTGAAGGTATATAG
- the LOC100801050 gene encoding cytochrome c oxidase subunit 5b-2, mitochondrial-like yields the protein MWRRLFSSSNLKSLHTALSPSRPRLAAPLLTRHVTAHSGASSVKRRVEDVVPIATGHEREEIQADLEGRDILEINHPVGPFGTKEAPAVVKSYFDRRIVGCPGDEGEDEHDVVWFWLEKGKPKECPVCSQYFKLEVVGPGGDPYGHGDHDHH from the exons ATGTGGCGGAGACTCTTCTCTTCTTCAAACCTCAAATCCCTACACACAGCACTCTCTCCTTCTCGTCCCCGACTCGCCGCCCCTCTCCTCACCCGCCACGTGACCGCTCATTCAG GTGCTTCTTCCGTCAAAAGGAGGGTTGAAGATGTCGTGCCAATTGCTACCGGCCACGAGCGTGAGGAGATTCAGGCTGATCTTgag gGAAGGGATATTCTTGAAATAAACCATCCCGTCGGCCCTTTTGGCACAAAG GAAGCACCTGCTGTTGTTAAATCTTACTTTGACAGAAGGATAGTTGGATGCCCAGGAGATGAAGGCG AAGATGAGCATGATGTTGTCTGGTTTTGGCTGGAGAAAGGCAAGCCTAAAGAATGTCCAGTGTGCTCACAGTATTTTAAG CTCGAAGTGGTCGGACCTGGTGGTGATCCTTATGGACATGGAGATCATGATCACCATTGA